TATGTACGATCAACCGGCTGTCAACTTTTGTTTTCAATTAGTTTCCTGAAAATGATGCAAAAAGTGATAATAACAAACTCAGATAGCTCCGGAACGAAGAATGATATGTGAACATACGACAAAGAGGAAAGTCGAACTTTTCGTTCCGAAAGGAAGCGGAAAAACTCCGAAAACAACCATTGCTAACAACAAATTCAAGGTCAACTTGGTGTTCAATGAAATTGTCCCATTTAATTCATGGTAAATGGAATTTACTGCTAGTGGATCTGCTGGAGTGGTTAGTTGCAAACAAGGTAAAGTTACCTCAATGTGACAGGTTCAGTTCGGTTGAACGAAACAGCATGTTCTtgcaattttttgttttgtgaagTGTTTCGGTTCATGCCGACAGTGGCATTCGATCAATGATAactattggtgtcaaaaatgtattAAGAGTTTTATTAGTCTGATGAATCGAACTGATTCACTTTGGTCTGATTTGATAGGAAACAAAAGGACAATTAAAAGTTGAATCTTATAGTCAAGTGCATAACTAAACTGAAAACACGTTTGATGGcacttttccttttttttagcATCGAGAGGTAGTAGATTTAGGCGGAGAATCTCACCATTTTGAGCAATCCGTCACTTCCACCTACGTAAACGATGGTTCGTTCCGAACCTAAACATAACGCGTTCAAACAACCACTTCCGGTGTTTACTTCTTCTGCAAGCTTCGGGTCCTTCTCCAGACTCGTCCATTGCTTCACGATTCCATCGTAGCCGGCAGTATACAGAAGCTCATTGGCACCCAGCACGCAGTTGATGATCATATCGTGTGCTTTCTGTGTATTGATAGAATCGTTATTACTACATAGTATGTTCATACTAAATCATTCATCTGTTCTTACCTCTTTGGTCCACTGTACAGAAAAATGTTCCTTACTATTGTTCCTGATTAAGGTGATTCCTAGACCATCCCGTGTAATGATTGCTAGGTTGCTATGGACATTGTTCGAGCATGTGCCGCACAGCACCACCGGACATTTGCCTGGAACGCTGGCCTTGGTAATGTAACGACCGGTGGCGGAACCTTCCAGCACTTCGGTAATCGTCAGATCATTGTCCCGAATCGAATATATCAGATTGTTCTGAATGGCCAACGAACGGACCTGTTCCACCagattgaacttgaacttgatctTGTGGTCCACCCACATGGTAACGATTCCTTTGTCGTCTCCACTCCACAGGTTGTCCTTACTGTCAACGTACAGTGACTCGATTTCGTCGCTACACTTGAGCAGTTCCTTCACGTCATCCGACTGCAGAGGGTTCAGCAAGCAACGGATCGTACCATCGCAACTGCTGGTATATATCCGTCCCAGCGAGTCCACCGCCATTGCGTAGATCCAGGCCTCGTGAACGGCTATCTCTTTTTTGAGAGATAAATCTTTGGTCCAAATCTGGAAAAACAAATTCGATaaaagcatggagtttttaccTGTTGAGGTGAGGAACATCTTTACCGTTGGTCGGGTGGTTTACTAAATGCAACACACTTTTCAACAGATTTTggagaaaatattcaaaaacctTCGCTACAGTGACCTGAAACAGGCTTCGGCTGTGTGTCGTCTGTGGTATGACGTCTACCAGCGGTCAGCGTTCATGTCCAAAATGGTACTACACTTCAAGAAGGAACTGACCCCGGCCTCTATCGGACTGTTCCTGCAGAGTGAGTGCCTCTATCAGAATATACGCTTCACGTCCATTCCATTTTACGATGTGCAAAAATCGAAACGAAACCTATGCCGGAAAGATATTATCTACGAGGATGAGTGCTTCATTCAGCACCTGCGACAGTTGATGATGAAATTCAAGGATGCGCTACAGATGCTTTCGCTGTGCAAGTGTCACCTGGAGCGTGGCAGATTCCTGGAACTCGTTCAAATGGTACCCGGTCTTAAAGTTCTCGACATTGAAGAATGCATCTTCGCCGGCGAAGAGTGTGGCAAAACTTTACACCTGCCACAGCTCAAGAAGTTCAATTTCAAATACCCTGAGGATGAAATCCAGCGGTTTGAATCAGGACACGTCTACTGCAATCTATCCCAGAACCAGTCCTGTCTAGTCAAGTTGAAAGTTCAGCTGTTTTTGAACGAGATGTTCGAAGATCCGGATAGTGATCTGTGGGACCAGCTGAAAGCAGTGACCCAAATGGTCAAACGGCATAAGAAAACTATGAAGTCCTTCAAGGTGGACAGCTTCAACGAAGTAGCACTGAAAAAACTTATCCACGAAGACGACGAACTGCAGTTGGAAAAAGTTGTCTTCGGAGAATTGAAACTTCGCAAGAATGATCAAATATTCTACGACTTTTTGGCAAAGCAGCGTAAAATCAAGAAGCTTGAAATAGCCATCGATTCCTCGCTGGATCTCAACAACGATCAGTACCTGAAAGCAATATGCGACAATCTGGAATCGTTGGAACAATTTTACTTAGATATATCCAGAAACTCGGACAGTGGCTTGGAATATcttaaaaaactgcaaaagctAAAAAACCTAGTACTAACTAAAAACCGAAACACGGTTTCTCTCACACCGCAATGCTTCAATCACATTTACATGCCTAATCTGAAGTCCCTCGGGATATACTACAAAGAATTGCCCCAGCCTGCCGTCGAACAGATTCCGCTTAGCTTTCCGAATCTGATGGCACTAAACTTGAGCGAATGCGAGAAAGCGGTCACCGATTGTACGGTTCAACTGATCTTCATCGCACTGCCGGCACTGGAAAGTTTGGATCTTAGCAAGTGCAAACAGATAACCGAACGAGCCTTCCTGGGACCGGTGAGGATTAGTAATTTAACCAAACTGAAAGATCTAGTGCTGGAAAAGTGCGACGGTGTGACCGATCTTTCGCTGGAAGCCTTCGACAATCCGGGCTTGAAGAGTATCAGTTTGGCAATGTGCAACCGAATAACGAACCGAGGCTGGCGGATGCTTTGTCTGAAGTGTCCAAATTTAACCTGGCTCAATGCATCCCAGTGCCGCAACTTTGACGATGAATCGGCACGAATCGTTGCCACCATGCTGACGGAATTGGAAATTTTAAACCTGTTCAGGAACGGAGCGTTGACCGACGAGGCAGTATTCAGCATCGTAGAAAATTGTCGCTATTTGGAGGACCTCTGTCTCACCAAGTGTCGTGGGGTTAAAATGAAGAAGCAGGAATACTTTGACGATAAGATGTACCGTGTGAACAAGGATTGTCTGAAGAAACGAGCGCGGAAAGTTAGTCAAAGATAAGAGTTTTGACTAGATAAGAATAGAATTTGCACCTAAAATTATGCTCTTTTCTCACATTTCAAGTAAAGTAATAATTAAAACCGAACATGAAATTGATCAGAAGTACAAAATAAACTTTTCCGTACCGTTTACGAAACGCGAACATTCTCGACTTCCGTTTAGAAATTTCCGCAATTCTTCACTCTGACGGTGCTGGCAAAGAATCCGCACTCGTAGCCACAGATTCCACGACGATTCACGATCAAAATATTTATGCATCTATTTTTAGCAACCGTTTTCATGATTCCATTTCGGTCATGTGTGACACGctccgttctttttttttttttttttgcttgaccTTTCTTCGTTTTTGTCGAAGACTTTCGCTTGAATCGAACTCAATATCAACCGGTCTTACCTTAACTTTACCATCTCCGCCGGACGTGAAAACATGGTCCTGCGAGTACACGATGGCCGTAATATCACTCAGGTGTTTGTCGGCATCGGCTACGATCTTCTCCACCGTTCCGGGCATAATATTTTCCGTCTCTTTTCCCTCCGACACGAAAAATTGTTGTTCCTTAGAAATTGTTTTGATAacaatgtaaaactaaattattCCATATTTTGATTACGACAGTGATAAATATTTACCTACAGCAAGAGGAGTTAGCTAAACCTCGTACCGAATGAGTGCGACAGATGCGCTGTTTTTGCTTCTATCTGCTGCTCCTTTTGATTGCAGTTTGCGAACCGGTGCGATTAGAATAGTATCTGTGTATTGGTATTGGTGCAGTCAGAGTAATTTACGGACACTCATCACCCACCACATCGAAACAAGGCGAATCAAGACGATAGGAATGGAATGGTAGTACAAAACAGACATTTCGACGAACATTACAAATGTcatgtcattttttttaaattttagactTTTTCGAAGGACTTCCGGTGAAGCTCTCAACGTGTAAGCACGTTGATTCGCGGATAGTGCGTTAGAAATTCAAGTAATTCGCGAGAAGGAAAGGAAGAGTTTTTTCGTGCTGAAGTGGCTCGGCGGTGCGACGCCGCGAGATACCATCGGTTGTCAAAAATAGTAAAGTCCATGTGACTATAAACGAAACCGCTGAATGTATGGTCATTGTAACCTTTCCAAACAAACAAAGAAAGTAGAAGACTTTTTCGAAGCCATTACGTCTGGATGTGAAACACGCAAGAGTTCATTTGCTGTTACGACTAATTTTCTGGGAACATCTTTCGGATTTTCTCTTCAAAATGGATGTTGATGAGTGGCATATTGGCCGTTAACGTCTATTTACACCTTTCTGGTGGTAAAAAATATGTTACCTGCTGATTTCCAATGgaagaaaaaatcgaaaaagttcTTTGACAAATTAATTCACCGATATTAAAAGTCCACTGCGCAGTCTACCATGGAAGAAACGAgacaatttttacattttatactTACCCAGTTGGTAACTTGAAAATTCAATGTCACTTACTGCGTAAAAAGCGTCATCCGAAAACGAGAAATACAAACAAGCGTCATGAGTTATTCTTTTTTGTACTcatgaaaatcaaaaattttagaa
This genomic window from Malaya genurostris strain Urasoe2022 chromosome 1, Malgen_1.1, whole genome shotgun sequence contains:
- the LOC131430928 gene encoding uncharacterized protein LOC131430928, translated to MEFLPVEILEKIFKNLRYSDLKQASAVCRLWYDVYQRSAFMSKMVLHFKKELTPASIGLFLQSECLYQNIRFTSIPFYDVQKSKRNLCRKDIIYEDECFIQHLRQLMMKFKDALQMLSLCKCHLERGRFLELVQMVPGLKVLDIEECIFAGEECGKTLHLPQLKKFNFKYPEDEIQRFESGHVYCNLSQNQSCLVKLKVQLFLNEMFEDPDSDLWDQLKAVTQMVKRHKKTMKSFKVDSFNEVALKKLIHEDDELQLEKVVFGELKLRKNDQIFYDFLAKQRKIKKLEIAIDSSLDLNNDQYLKAICDNLESLEQFYLDISRNSDSGLEYLKKLQKLKNLVLTKNRNTVSLTPQCFNHIYMPNLKSLGIYYKELPQPAVEQIPLSFPNLMALNLSECEKAVTDCTVQLIFIALPALESLDLSKCKQITERAFLGPVRISNLTKLKDLVLEKCDGVTDLSLEAFDNPGLKSISLAMCNRITNRGWRMLCLKCPNLTWLNASQCRNFDDESARIVATMLTELEILNLFRNGALTDEAVFSIVENCRYLEDLCLTKCRGVKMKKQEYFDDKMYRVNKDCLKKRARKVSQR
- the LOC131430935 gene encoding uncharacterized protein LOC131430935, with the translated sequence MPGTVEKIVADADKHLSDITAIVYSQDHVFTSGGDGKVKIWTKDLSLKKEIAVHEAWIYAMAVDSLGRIYTSSCDGTIRCLLNPLQSDDVKELLKCSDEIESLYVDSKDNLWSGDDKGIVTMWVDHKIKFKFNLVEQVRSLAIQNNLIYSIRDNDLTITEVLEGSATGRYITKASVPGKCPVVLCGTCSNNVHSNLAIITRDGLGITLIRNNSKEHFSVQWTKEKAHDMIINCVLGANELLYTAGYDGIVKQWTSLEKDPKLAEEVNTGSGCLNALCLGSERTIVYVGGSDGLLKMVRFSA